The following coding sequences lie in one Brettanomyces bruxellensis chromosome 6, complete sequence genomic window:
- a CDS encoding uncharacterized protein (MEROPS:MER0000841) gives MAGNADFGAVVPLESDPRIFTEFSRKLGLSPLLAFCDIYSITEPDLLAVLPRPLNAIILLFPVTDAYEQYRESEDKRQHADGSDIQNILWFKQLLKNGCGLYGLLHAVCNLPEGLIVDRSKIWNFINDVRSLQRCTNYNNFARKTHLISNLFLSAYSEYSQQGQTPAPDAEEDVNLHFICFTKGRNGHIYELDGRRIGPVDMGRCDSNSDVLDSKEVIDKIKLYMSFAEGQDSLNFAMMGLGPELE, from the coding sequence ATGGCTGGTAATGCAGACTTTGGAGCTGTGGTTCCCCTAGAGTCGGATCCTAGAATATTCACCGAGTTTTCGAGGAAGCTTGGACTCTCCCCACTTCTTGCCTTTTGCGATATTTACTCAATTACAGAACCTGATCTATTAGCGGTTCTTCCCCGGCCACTCAATGCAATCATCTTACTATTTCCTGTTACGGATGCATACGAACAGTACAGGGAGTCTGAGGACAAACGGCAACATGCTGATGGCAGCGatatccaaaatattttgtgGTTTAAGCAACTCCTTAAGAATGGATGTGGACTATACGGATTGCTACACGCAGTTTGCAATTTGCCCGAGGGTCTAATCGTGGACAGGTCGAAGATATGGAATTTCATTAATGACGTTAGGTCACTACAAAGGTGCACAAACTACAATAACTTTGCTCGAAAAACACATCTCATATCAAACCTATTTCTCTCCGCTTACAGCGAATACAGTCAGCAGGGACAAACCCCAGCACCTGATGCAGAGGAGGATGTCAATTTGCACTTTATTTGCTTCACCAAGGGGAGAAATGGTCATATCTATGAGTTGGATGGACGAAGAATCGGACCTGTCGATATGGGAAGGTGCGATTCCAATTCTGACGTCTTAGACTCAAAAGAAGTCATcgacaaaataaaattgtaCATGAGTTTTGCAGAGGGTCAGGACAGCCTGAATTTTGCAATGATGGGATTGGGGCCGGAACTCGAATAA